DNA sequence from the Amycolatopsis sp. Hca4 genome:
GGGCTGAGCCGGGTCGCGTGGTGGTAGGCGGACTCGTAGTCACCGGCGGCGATGTCGGCGAGGGCGCGGGCCTGCAGGGCGAAATAGGTGACACCCGCGGCCTGGTGGGCGCCGGCCCAGCGGATCGTGTCGTCGGTCAGCTGCCGGGCGGCCTCGACACGGCCGCGCGCGGCTGCGACGAGCGCGTGCACCCAGTCGAAGTACCAGCGGAAGAACCGGAACCCGTGTTCGGCGCAGACGACCAGTCCCTCGTCGGCCCACTCGCCGGCCTCGGTCCAGCGGCCACCGTGGAAGGCGTCGAGCGCCAGGTGGATCAATGCGCCGAGGTGCCGCCGGGCCGAGCCCTTGCCCTGCCGCCGGGATTCCGCCAGCCGGCGTTCCGGGGCGCGCAGGCGGTGCAGCCGGTCGGCGAACAGGGCGGCGGTGCCGATCCGGACGAGCTGAGTCGGCTCGGGGTCGGTGCCTACGGAGTCGATCAGGCTGTCGAGGGTGGCGATGTCCTCGGCGGAGGCGCGCGCGGGGTCGGTGAAGACGACCGCGTTCACCCGGGTCACCGGCGTGGGTGCCGGTTTCAGCTGGTCGACCAGGGCCCGGTACGCCCGTCCGGCTTCCTCGGTGCCCACCCACCAGCTGATCAGCATCAAGCTGTGCATGGCTTCGGCCAGGACGGGATCGTCCGCGTCGAAGCCGTGTTCGCCGGCTTCGATCGCCCCGGCCAGCAGCCGGTGTGCCGTCGTCACGTCGCTCTCGGAGTTGATCAGCAGGTGCGCGGCGGCCGCGGCGGCGTGCAGCGAGTGGGTCTCGAGGGATCCGGTGCGCCGCGCGTCACCCAGCAGCCTGCTCGCGGTGGCCATCTCACCGCCGGCTTCCGCGCCGATGTACGCGGCTTCGGCCAAGCGGCGGCTTCGGTCGGCGGCCGCGGGGCTGAGCTCGGCCGCGCGGGTCAGCGCGGTGACGGCACCGAGGGCGTCCCCGTGCCGGAGGATGTCCTGCGCCGTGGCTTCGAGCTGACCGGCGATCTCCTCGTCAGGGCCGACCGCCGATTCGGCGAGGTGCCGGACCCGCCTCTCCGGGGCGTCGACGACCGCGGCCAGCGCGCCGTGCGCCCAGCGCCGGTCCCGTTCCGACGCCGCCTCGACGACGGCCGCGCCGATCAGCGGGTGGCGGAAGCTCAGCCGTCCCGCGCTCACGTGCACCAGTCGGCTCTCCTCCGCCGGGGCGAGGTCGTCGAGATCGCAAGTGCTGCCGCCCGCCGTCCGCAGCCGGGCCGGCTCGGTGGTGCCGCCGAGCGCGCCGAGCAGCAGCATCAGCCGGCACCGCGGCGGCAGGTCGCGCACCCGGGAGGTGAACATCGCCTGGAGCCGCTCGGGCAGGGGCAGGACCGCGGGGAGTGCGGTGAAGTCGGTGCGCTGGTCTCCATCCAAGGCGGACGGCAGCTCCAGCAGGGCCAGCGGGTTGCCGGCCGCTTCGGCGAGCAGCCGTTGCCGCACGGCGGGCGCCAGGTCGGGAAACCGGCGGTCGACCAGGGTCCGGGCCGCGGCGGTCGGCAGTGGCGGCAAGACGACTTCGGGCAGCCCGCTGTTGCGGAAGAAACCCCGCTCCGCGGACCGGCAGGCCGCCAGGAACACGATGGGGCTACCGACCAGGCGGCGGGCCACGAAGCCGAGCACCTCCGCACTGGCCCGATCCACCCAGTGAAGGTCGTCGACGACGAGCAGGATCGGGTTCTCGGCCGCGGCGGCGCGCAGGCACAGCAAGGCGGCATTCGAAACGACGAGCCGGTCGGGGACCTGGCCGATCTCGAAGCCGAGGGCGCACCGCAGGGCCGTCCGCTGCCCGGGGTCCAGCGACGTCATCTC
Encoded proteins:
- a CDS encoding LuxR family transcriptional regulator, whose protein sequence is MELIGREQDITSLRDFFDGAGVRGGAVLVVGDAGVGKTAVLDEFSDGEARRGVRVLRAAGVQFEADVNYSTLNQLLFPLGDEMTSLDPGQRTALRCALGFEIGQVPDRLVVSNAALLCLRAAAAENPILLVVDDLHWVDRASAEVLGFVARRLVGSPIVFLAACRSAERGFFRNSGLPEVVLPPLPTAAARTLVDRRFPDLAPAVRQRLLAEAAGNPLALLELPSALDGDQRTDFTALPAVLPLPERLQAMFTSRVRDLPPRCRLMLLLGALGGTTEPARLRTAGGSTCDLDDLAPAEESRLVHVSAGRLSFRHPLIGAAVVEAASERDRRWAHGALAAVVDAPERRVRHLAESAVGPDEEIAGQLEATAQDILRHGDALGAVTALTRAAELSPAAADRSRRLAEAAYIGAEAGGEMATASRLLGDARRTGSLETHSLHAAAAAAHLLINSESDVTTAHRLLAGAIEAGEHGFDADDPVLAEAMHSLMLISWWVGTEEAGRAYRALVDQLKPAPTPVTRVNAVVFTDPARASAEDIATLDSLIDSVGTDPEPTQLVRIGTAALFADRLHRLRAPERRLAESRRQGKGSARRHLGALIHLALDAFHGGRWTEAGEWADEGLVVCAEHGFRFFRWYFDWVHALVAAARGRVEAARQLTDDTIRWAGAHQAAGVTYFALQARALADIAAGDYESAYHHATRLSPAGQLAPYRPTALWAGFDLVEAALHTGRRAEAATHAATLRDAHLDTVSPRLGLLSAAASALAAADDDARGWFERALSVPDLDQWPFDVARVRLAYGVRLRRMRDTGAAREQLTLAHDALSALGAAPWRDRAANELRATGVTRRSAPEGRAELTPQEREIAELAGAGLTNKQIGQKLFISHRTVGDHLYKIFPKLGITSRAALRDALTAYEQDEQVDTTVM